The proteins below come from a single Edaphobacter acidisoli genomic window:
- a CDS encoding metal-sensitive transcriptional regulator: MTKKRSVKEHSKPAEHRSHTTSGRKATGVDPKIKASNLRRLRLIEGQVRGLHRMVEEDRYCADIITQVSAVQQALRSVARALMSNHLTHCATQAIRTGSPKQQQAMYDELLELIYKNAH; encoded by the coding sequence ATGACAAAGAAACGGTCAGTCAAAGAACACTCCAAGCCCGCGGAACATCGCAGCCATACAACATCTGGGCGTAAAGCCACAGGTGTCGATCCCAAAATTAAAGCCTCCAATCTGCGCCGCTTGCGCCTCATCGAAGGACAGGTCCGCGGGTTACACCGCATGGTCGAAGAAGACCGCTACTGCGCCGACATCATCACGCAGGTCTCCGCCGTGCAACAGGCGTTGCGTTCTGTAGCGCGCGCCCTGATGAGCAACCACCTCACCCACTGCGCCACCCAGGCCATCCGCACCGGCTCGCCCAAACAACAGCAGGCCATGTACGACGAGCTTCTCGAACTCATCTACAAAAACGCGCACTGA
- the gltX gene encoding glutamate--tRNA ligase, translating into MTTPAETAPIRVRIAPSPTGDPHVGTAYIGLLNYIYARQRGGKFILRIEDTDRTRFVASSEQMIFDALRWTGLTWDEGPDVGGPHGPYRQSERTEIYRQHADQLLANGTAYRCFCTAEELDAVRKQQLAAKLPPRYPGTCRYLTQEQIAANLASGKPFTVRLAVPTSGSTTFRDELRGNITFDHSNVDDQVLLKSDGFPTYHLANVVDDHLMEITDVIRAEEWISSTPKHVLLYKAFGWTEPRFWHMPLLRNIDKSKISKRKNPVSLVYYRESGYLPEALINFLGLMGGGMPADINNGTEKFTLAEMIEHFVFTNIRLGGPVFDLTKLKWLNGEYLRAMTPDAFFSAVRTRVFGDDYIRQISSLMQTRIETLSQFGDLTSFFFRDDVIPASEVFLPKKRTLEETLAFSADQLAALEASDWGHDAMESALKKLGEEKSWSVKENFMLLRAIVTGSTMSPPLLESLIIFGKARTLDRIRRFLEAQKKLTSSKK; encoded by the coding sequence ATGACGACACCAGCAGAAACAGCCCCCATCCGCGTCCGCATTGCACCCTCGCCCACCGGAGACCCGCACGTCGGCACGGCTTACATCGGCCTGCTCAACTACATCTATGCTCGCCAGCGCGGCGGCAAATTCATCCTCCGCATCGAAGACACAGACCGCACCCGCTTCGTCGCCTCCTCCGAGCAGATGATCTTCGACGCACTCCGCTGGACCGGTCTCACCTGGGACGAAGGTCCCGACGTCGGCGGCCCGCACGGCCCCTATCGCCAGTCTGAGCGCACCGAAATCTACCGTCAGCACGCCGACCAGCTTCTCGCAAATGGCACTGCCTACCGCTGCTTCTGCACGGCTGAAGAGCTCGACGCCGTACGCAAGCAGCAACTCGCCGCCAAGCTCCCGCCGCGGTATCCCGGCACATGCCGCTATCTCACACAGGAACAGATCGCCGCAAACCTCGCCTCCGGCAAGCCTTTTACCGTCCGTCTCGCCGTGCCTACCTCCGGCTCAACCACCTTCCGCGACGAACTGCGCGGCAACATCACCTTCGACCACTCCAACGTGGACGACCAGGTGCTGCTCAAGTCCGACGGCTTCCCCACCTACCACCTCGCCAACGTCGTCGATGACCACCTCATGGAGATCACCGATGTCATCCGCGCGGAGGAGTGGATATCCTCCACGCCCAAGCACGTTCTGCTCTACAAAGCGTTCGGCTGGACCGAGCCGCGCTTCTGGCACATGCCGCTCCTGCGCAACATCGACAAGTCCAAAATCTCCAAGCGCAAAAACCCCGTCTCGCTCGTCTACTACCGCGAAAGCGGCTATCTTCCCGAAGCGCTCATCAACTTCCTTGGCCTGATGGGCGGCGGCATGCCTGCCGACATCAACAACGGCACGGAAAAATTCACGCTCGCAGAGATGATCGAGCACTTCGTCTTCACCAACATCCGCCTTGGCGGCCCTGTCTTCGATCTCACCAAACTGAAATGGCTCAACGGTGAGTATCTGCGCGCTATGACTCCCGATGCATTCTTCTCCGCTGTCCGCACCCGCGTCTTTGGCGACGACTACATCCGCCAGATCTCCTCACTCATGCAGACGCGCATCGAGACGCTCAGCCAGTTCGGCGACCTCACCAGCTTCTTCTTCCGCGACGACGTCATCCCAGCATCGGAAGTCTTTCTCCCGAAGAAGCGCACGCTCGAAGAGACGCTCGCCTTCTCTGCCGATCAGCTCGCCGCGCTCGAAGCCTCCGACTGGGGGCACGATGCGATGGAGTCGGCGCTCAAAAAACTTGGCGAAGAAAAGTCCTGGTCAGTCAAGGAAAACTTCATGCTGCTGCGCGCTATCGTCACTGGCAGCACCATGTCGCCGCCGCTGCTCGAAAGCCTCATCATCTTCGGCAAGGCTCGCACGCTCGACCGCATCCGCCGCTTCCTGGAAGCACAGAAGAAGCTAACCAGCTCCAAGAAGTAA
- a CDS encoding cold-shock protein codes for MEQGTVKWFNDTKGFGFISRANGEDVFVHHTAIQSNGFRSLQEGQNVQFNVVKGPKGWQAENVQAV; via the coding sequence ATGGAACAAGGAACAGTCAAGTGGTTTAACGATACGAAGGGCTTCGGCTTTATCAGCCGCGCCAATGGTGAGGATGTTTTCGTCCACCACACCGCCATTCAGAGCAACGGTTTCCGTTCGCTTCAGGAAGGCCAGAACGTCCAGTTCAACGTCGTCAAGGGCCCCAAAGGCTGGCAGGCGGAAAACGTTCAAGCTGTCTAA
- the lpxD gene encoding UDP-3-O-(3-hydroxymyristoyl)glucosamine N-acyltransferase, translating into MAAIREVAEWVGASDPGTAGEVIEVSGFDNAGAESVVFAVDEATLALALASKAGVVLANARLRGAESPSDPRIVWVRDARYAFATVARRLKGRGFVADVHPTAVIGEGVVLGEGTHVGPGVVIEDGVAIGKDCNILARAVVYSGTVIGDRVVVQAGAVLGSTGFGYVRGESGEYLMFPQQGRLVVEDDVEIGANTTIDRGALGETRIGQGTKIDNLVHIGHNCTIGKNVMIAAQTGISGSSVVEDGAILGGQVGIGDHATVGRGVILGGGAGVLSGKKMHGEGEVFWGRPARPLREYLKDLARLKKR; encoded by the coding sequence ATGGCAGCGATACGCGAGGTTGCAGAGTGGGTTGGTGCGAGCGATCCGGGGACAGCTGGTGAGGTAATTGAGGTCTCGGGATTCGACAACGCGGGCGCGGAGTCGGTTGTGTTTGCTGTGGACGAGGCCACGCTGGCGCTGGCGCTTGCGTCGAAGGCCGGGGTGGTGCTGGCGAATGCGAGGCTGCGTGGCGCGGAGTCTCCTTCAGACCCGCGCATCGTGTGGGTGCGTGATGCTCGTTATGCCTTTGCGACAGTGGCGCGGCGGTTGAAGGGACGGGGATTTGTAGCTGACGTGCATCCGACTGCTGTGATCGGCGAAGGCGTGGTGTTGGGTGAGGGTACTCACGTAGGACCGGGAGTGGTGATTGAAGATGGCGTGGCCATCGGCAAAGACTGCAACATCCTGGCGCGTGCGGTGGTGTACTCGGGCACAGTGATTGGCGATCGGGTTGTGGTGCAGGCAGGAGCGGTGCTTGGTTCGACTGGGTTCGGCTATGTGCGCGGCGAATCGGGCGAGTACCTGATGTTTCCGCAGCAGGGGCGGCTGGTCGTCGAGGACGACGTTGAGATCGGCGCGAACACGACGATCGACCGCGGCGCTCTTGGCGAGACGCGGATTGGGCAGGGAACGAAGATCGACAATCTGGTCCACATTGGACACAACTGCACGATTGGCAAAAACGTGATGATTGCGGCGCAGACGGGAATTTCGGGATCGAGTGTGGTGGAGGACGGCGCGATTCTGGGCGGACAGGTGGGGATTGGAGACCATGCTACCGTGGGGCGCGGCGTAATCCTGGGTGGTGGTGCCGGGGTGCTGAGCGGGAAGAAGATGCATGGTGAGGGCGAAGTGTTCTGGGGCCGGCCGGCCCGTCCGCTGAGGGAATACCTGAAGGACCTGGCGCGGCTGAAAAAGCGCTGA
- a CDS encoding lysophospholipid acyltransferase family protein: MSAVIQTDTAKGKVSARERLEFAVVWVLVHLLGMLPRGVARAVGAAVGALAYRGLERLRKVGLRNLQLAFPEMAEQEREAILRQVYRNLGYLMAEFCKMPGYTAAEAGEFIRYDGLENYLQARDKGKGVLVLTGHLGAWELSSFFHSLMGMPMGIVIRRLDNPLVDAFVNRIRCLYGNRVIHKDDFARGLIASMRAGETVGILMDTNMTPPQGVFVPFFGVPACTASGMARIAQRTGAAVVPGFLLWEEDEQKYVLRFGEELAVDSTGDAEADAMTNTARFTAVMEEYVRQYPEQWLWMHRRWKTRPEGEAAIY; the protein is encoded by the coding sequence TTGAGCGCAGTGATCCAGACAGATACGGCCAAGGGTAAGGTGAGTGCCCGCGAACGGTTGGAGTTTGCGGTGGTCTGGGTGTTGGTTCATCTTCTTGGAATGCTGCCGCGTGGAGTGGCGCGGGCCGTAGGTGCGGCTGTTGGAGCGTTGGCATACCGTGGACTGGAGCGGCTGAGGAAGGTAGGGCTGCGCAACCTTCAACTGGCGTTTCCTGAGATGGCGGAGCAGGAACGCGAGGCGATTCTACGGCAGGTGTACAGGAACCTGGGATATTTGATGGCGGAGTTCTGCAAGATGCCTGGGTACACTGCGGCGGAGGCGGGCGAGTTCATCCGCTATGACGGACTGGAGAATTATCTGCAGGCGCGCGACAAGGGCAAGGGTGTGCTGGTGCTGACCGGGCATCTTGGTGCGTGGGAGCTTTCGAGCTTCTTCCACTCGCTGATGGGGATGCCGATGGGGATTGTGATCCGGCGCCTGGATAACCCGTTGGTGGATGCATTTGTGAACCGGATACGGTGTCTGTATGGCAACCGCGTGATTCATAAGGATGACTTTGCTCGTGGTCTGATCGCTTCGATGCGGGCAGGTGAGACGGTGGGAATTCTGATGGATACGAATATGACTCCACCACAGGGAGTGTTTGTGCCGTTCTTCGGCGTGCCTGCTTGTACGGCTTCCGGAATGGCGCGCATTGCGCAGAGAACGGGTGCTGCTGTGGTTCCGGGATTTCTGCTTTGGGAAGAAGATGAGCAGAAGTATGTGCTGCGGTTTGGTGAAGAGCTGGCGGTGGATTCGACCGGCGACGCAGAAGCTGATGCAATGACGAACACGGCGCGATTCACGGCGGTGATGGAAGAGTATGTGCGGCAGTATCCTGAGCAGTGGTTGTGGATGCATCGGCGATGGAAGACTCGGCCTGAGGGAGAGGCGGCGATTTACTGA
- a CDS encoding lipid-binding SYLF domain-containing protein, translating into MKTAVAFLCGLAMMASTVSAHADSDKTKIAGRLNDAAAVIQQIMATPDKAIPTSILAGASCVVVVPSYKKAAFVVGGQYGQGVATCRTARGWSAPVCVQMAGGSFGFQIGGQATDLVMVAMNDQGLQDMLKNKFKLGADAAASAGPVGRNAAAGTDWKLNAEFLTYSRSKGLFAGINLDGTVVSQNADDTRVLYGANIPFETILKGNQATPEEARTFVRTVAHYFVRARANR; encoded by the coding sequence ATGAAAACAGCCGTAGCGTTTTTGTGCGGATTGGCCATGATGGCGTCCACGGTATCGGCTCATGCAGATAGCGATAAGACCAAAATCGCTGGACGCCTGAACGATGCAGCAGCCGTGATTCAGCAGATCATGGCAACACCGGACAAAGCGATTCCTACGAGCATTCTTGCCGGAGCATCGTGCGTAGTGGTCGTGCCGAGTTATAAAAAGGCGGCATTTGTTGTAGGCGGACAGTACGGACAGGGAGTCGCAACCTGCCGGACAGCCCGCGGCTGGAGCGCGCCGGTGTGTGTGCAGATGGCTGGCGGCAGCTTTGGATTTCAGATCGGTGGACAGGCTACGGACCTGGTGATGGTTGCGATGAACGACCAGGGTTTGCAGGACATGCTTAAGAACAAGTTCAAGCTGGGCGCAGATGCTGCTGCTTCGGCCGGTCCGGTGGGCCGGAATGCGGCCGCGGGTACGGACTGGAAGCTGAATGCGGAGTTCCTGACCTACTCGCGCAGCAAGGGCTTGTTTGCTGGAATCAACCTGGATGGAACAGTCGTCTCGCAGAATGCGGATGATACGCGTGTGCTGTATGGCGCGAATATTCCGTTTGAGACGATCCTGAAGGGCAATCAGGCGACTCCCGAAGAGGCGAGGACGTTTGTGCGCACGGTGGCACACTACTTCGTGCGGGCGCGGGCAAACCGCTAA
- a CDS encoding response regulator transcription factor, protein MQSMTEVGSLRVGLVATDPLRILGLETLFPKDGPVEVVQLSVPGALDDSGVSLVLIDAACTEHIFELLATFRRSRPRLRLIVLGLESDHEYIQRIIGAGAKGYLTHSAKEAEIRMAIDVVQDGSVWAPRKVLARLLEARPVPEAEDRLKLTERELQVLRLLVAGQPNREIARELGIDVITVKAHVGRLMRKMGVENRISLSVQAVGRGLIE, encoded by the coding sequence ATGCAAAGCATGACTGAGGTGGGAAGCCTTCGGGTAGGGCTGGTGGCGACGGACCCCTTGCGAATCCTGGGGTTGGAGACACTTTTCCCGAAAGATGGACCGGTTGAGGTGGTGCAGCTCTCTGTGCCGGGGGCGCTCGATGATTCGGGCGTCTCACTGGTGCTGATTGATGCGGCCTGCACGGAGCACATCTTCGAGCTGCTGGCTACATTTCGAAGATCGCGGCCGCGCCTTCGCCTGATTGTGTTGGGCCTGGAAAGCGACCATGAATATATCCAGCGCATCATTGGCGCGGGCGCGAAGGGGTATCTGACGCACTCGGCAAAAGAAGCTGAGATTCGGATGGCGATTGATGTAGTGCAGGACGGGTCTGTGTGGGCGCCGCGTAAGGTATTGGCGCGGTTGCTGGAGGCGAGACCCGTGCCAGAGGCGGAAGACAGGCTGAAGCTGACTGAACGGGAGCTTCAGGTGCTGCGGCTGCTGGTGGCTGGGCAGCCGAATCGCGAGATCGCGCGCGAGTTGGGGATTGATGTGATTACGGTCAAAGCCCACGTGGGGCGGCTGATGCGAAAGATGGGCGTGGAGAACCGCATCTCGCTATCGGTGCAGGCGGTGGGCCGGGGCTTAATCGAGTAG
- the dcd gene encoding dCTP deaminase has translation MAIKSDRWIRRQAIEHGMITPFSEKQVREGVISYGLSSYGYDLRVSDEFKIFTNVNSAIIDPKAFDERSFVSVQAESVIVPPNSFALARSVEYFKIPRNVLTICVGKSTYARCGIIVNVTPFEPEWEGFVTLEISNTTPLPAKVYANEGLCQILFFESDETCEVSYADRKGKYQKQQGIVLPKL, from the coding sequence GTGGCGATTAAGAGTGACCGATGGATTCGCCGGCAGGCGATTGAGCATGGCATGATTACCCCGTTCAGCGAAAAACAGGTCCGTGAGGGCGTGATCTCCTACGGACTTTCGTCGTATGGATACGATTTGCGGGTCTCCGACGAATTCAAGATTTTCACCAACGTCAACAGCGCGATTATCGATCCGAAAGCGTTCGATGAGCGGTCATTCGTCTCGGTCCAGGCCGAGAGCGTGATCGTGCCGCCGAACTCGTTTGCCCTGGCGCGGTCGGTGGAGTACTTCAAGATTCCGCGTAACGTGCTGACGATCTGCGTGGGCAAATCGACCTATGCGCGTTGCGGCATCATCGTGAATGTGACACCGTTCGAGCCCGAGTGGGAAGGCTTTGTGACGCTCGAGATCTCGAACACGACCCCGCTGCCGGCGAAGGTCTATGCCAACGAAGGACTGTGTCAGATACTGTTCTTCGAGTCGGACGAGACCTGCGAGGTCAGCTACGCTGATCGCAAAGGGAAATACCAAAAACAACAAGGGATTGTGCTGCCAAAGCTCTAG
- a CDS encoding HU family DNA-binding protein yields MIKQDLIQRVVERTGLPRTKAESAVDAIFESMKQALIGGDRIELRGFGVFTVKPRKTGIGRNPRTGAEVTIAPGKAVRFKPGKELHLINN; encoded by the coding sequence ATGATCAAACAGGACCTTATACAAAGGGTTGTTGAACGCACAGGTCTGCCACGCACGAAGGCGGAATCGGCAGTCGACGCCATCTTCGAAAGCATGAAGCAGGCCCTGATAGGTGGTGACCGTATCGAACTACGCGGCTTTGGCGTCTTCACCGTCAAACCGCGCAAGACCGGCATCGGCCGCAATCCGCGCACAGGAGCTGAAGTCACCATCGCTCCCGGAAAGGCCGTTCGCTTCAAGCCCGGTAAGGAACTCCACCTTATCAACAACTAA
- the priA gene encoding replication restart helicase PriA: MPLYCDVALPVPLDQVFTYAVNGVVPVVGARVLAPFSGQRLMGVAVRVHDDAPPDGVGIKPLQQVLDDAALLPDELMELARWIAAYYVAPLGEVLRGMLPLSAEVKRHFVYRIAEAGRKVLYDGAAKGASRRSRLSAEDQNCEYAVLNYLEDGEAAKMSALRSATGANKALLEGMVRKKWLVREAVAEERDARRLEKIAVLVETKQEGAEAVGRRLPKLNENQLAVMAELAAVGGRMRVRDLRMTLERVGIPDSTLGTLVKRGLIAMEETAEEFHFGGVSAEGKKHAHEHTLNEAQTEALATIATAIAKDGFAPHLLYGVTGSGKTAVYFAAMRRALDAGKSALLMVPEIGLTPAMTGQLVAAFGDEVALLHSQLTPDERAEQWHRIRRGDARVVVGTRSAVFAPMVKLGLVIVDEEHDGSYKQEETPRYHGRDVAVMRAKLNEAVVVLGSATPSLESWANADKGRYVRVEMRSRVADRPLPAVELVDMRAEFRETGQEQLFSRRLIEETQATLERGEQAIILLNRRGYSFVVMCRSCGEKVECENCAISMTYHKPVTGDVAQPGQRLECHYCGFRRGVPKTCPKCGSEHLYFLGAGSQQGEERLQELFPGARIGRMDRDTVRGRADMERLLARLHAGEINLLVGTQMIAKGHDIHGVTFVGVVGADFALGLPDFRAAERVFQLLTQVSGRAGRGELPGKVLVQTYHQDHYAIQFVAKHDYPGFVAKELNYRRWMHYPPFAVLANVVVQSERLEEATGWSSVLGKWFQQTHLDKVRVLGPAAAPIVRLKRIYRYHFVLKAEQRQALGGVLRAMLRFAEAQNIPRRNLVVDVDAVHLM, encoded by the coding sequence ATGCCTCTGTATTGCGATGTTGCGTTGCCGGTACCGCTGGACCAGGTGTTCACCTATGCGGTGAATGGCGTTGTGCCTGTGGTTGGTGCGCGCGTGCTGGCGCCTTTTAGCGGGCAGCGGCTGATGGGCGTCGCGGTGCGCGTGCACGATGACGCTCCGCCGGATGGCGTTGGGATCAAGCCGCTACAGCAGGTGCTGGATGATGCGGCGCTGCTGCCGGATGAATTGATGGAGCTGGCGCGGTGGATTGCGGCGTACTATGTGGCTCCGCTGGGCGAGGTGCTGCGTGGGATGTTGCCTCTGAGTGCGGAGGTGAAGCGGCACTTTGTCTATCGGATCGCTGAGGCCGGGAGGAAAGTGTTGTACGACGGCGCGGCGAAAGGGGCTTCGCGGCGGTCGCGGCTTTCGGCGGAGGACCAGAATTGCGAGTATGCGGTGCTGAACTATCTGGAGGATGGTGAGGCGGCGAAGATGTCGGCGCTGCGGTCGGCTACTGGTGCGAACAAGGCTTTGCTGGAGGGGATGGTTCGCAAGAAGTGGCTGGTGCGCGAGGCTGTGGCCGAGGAGCGGGATGCGCGGCGGCTGGAGAAGATTGCTGTATTGGTCGAGACGAAGCAAGAGGGTGCGGAGGCTGTTGGACGGCGGCTGCCGAAGCTGAATGAAAATCAGTTGGCGGTGATGGCGGAGCTGGCCGCTGTTGGCGGGCGGATGCGCGTGCGCGATCTGCGAATGACGCTGGAGCGCGTGGGGATTCCGGATTCTACGCTGGGCACGCTGGTGAAGCGTGGGCTGATTGCGATGGAAGAGACGGCGGAGGAGTTCCACTTTGGCGGTGTGAGTGCCGAGGGCAAGAAGCACGCGCATGAACACACGCTGAACGAAGCGCAGACGGAGGCGTTGGCAACGATTGCGACGGCGATTGCGAAGGACGGGTTTGCGCCGCATCTGCTGTATGGCGTGACGGGCTCGGGCAAGACGGCGGTTTATTTTGCGGCGATGCGGCGGGCGCTCGATGCGGGCAAGTCGGCGCTGCTGATGGTGCCGGAGATTGGGCTGACTCCTGCGATGACTGGGCAGTTGGTCGCGGCGTTTGGAGATGAAGTCGCGCTGCTGCACTCGCAGCTTACGCCGGATGAGCGCGCGGAGCAGTGGCACAGGATTCGGCGCGGCGATGCGCGTGTGGTGGTGGGGACGCGGTCGGCGGTGTTTGCACCGATGGTGAAGCTGGGGCTCGTCATCGTCGATGAGGAGCATGACGGCAGCTACAAGCAGGAGGAGACCCCGCGCTACCACGGGCGCGATGTGGCGGTGATGCGCGCGAAGCTGAATGAGGCAGTGGTGGTGTTGGGCTCGGCTACGCCTTCGCTGGAGAGCTGGGCGAATGCGGACAAGGGACGGTATGTGCGGGTGGAGATGCGGTCGCGTGTGGCGGACCGTCCGCTGCCTGCGGTGGAGCTGGTGGATATGCGCGCGGAGTTCCGCGAGACGGGGCAGGAGCAATTATTTTCGCGGCGATTAATTGAAGAAACGCAGGCGACGCTTGAGCGCGGCGAGCAGGCGATTATTCTACTGAACCGGCGGGGGTACTCGTTTGTGGTGATGTGCAGAAGCTGTGGCGAGAAGGTGGAGTGCGAGAACTGCGCGATCTCGATGACGTATCACAAGCCTGTGACGGGCGATGTGGCGCAGCCGGGGCAGCGGCTCGAGTGCCACTACTGCGGCTTCAGGCGCGGCGTACCGAAGACGTGTCCAAAGTGTGGGAGCGAGCATCTGTACTTTCTTGGCGCTGGTTCGCAGCAGGGCGAGGAGCGGCTGCAGGAGCTGTTCCCAGGCGCGCGGATTGGGCGCATGGACCGCGACACGGTGCGCGGACGCGCCGACATGGAGCGGCTGCTCGCGCGGCTTCATGCGGGCGAGATCAATCTGCTGGTGGGCACGCAGATGATCGCGAAGGGGCATGACATACATGGCGTGACGTTTGTTGGTGTTGTGGGCGCGGACTTTGCGCTGGGGCTGCCGGACTTTCGCGCCGCCGAGCGGGTGTTTCAATTGCTGACGCAGGTCTCAGGCCGGGCCGGTCGTGGTGAGTTGCCGGGCAAGGTGCTGGTGCAGACGTATCACCAGGACCACTACGCGATTCAGTTTGTGGCGAAGCATGATTATCCGGGGTTTGTGGCGAAGGAGCTGAACTACCGGAGGTGGATGCATTATCCGCCGTTTGCCGTGCTGGCGAACGTTGTGGTGCAGAGCGAGCGGCTGGAAGAGGCTACGGGGTGGTCGAGCGTGCTGGGTAAGTGGTTCCAGCAGACGCATCTGGACAAAGTGCGCGTGCTGGGCCCGGCAGCCGCGCCGATTGTGCGGCTGAAGCGCATCTATCGCTACCACTTCGTGCTGAAGGCCGAGCAGAGGCAGGCGCTGGGCGGAGTGCTGCGTGCGATGTTGAGGTTCGCCGAAGCGCAAAATATCCCGCGCCGTAACCTGGTGGTCGACGTGGACGCAGTTCACCTGATGTAG
- a CDS encoding carbohydrate kinase family protein, translating to MPLSSKVDLVGVGLNATDTLIPLSNFPSRGSKVEYTSANLLPGGQVASTVVACQHWGMTTRYVGKLGDDHAAQIHHEAFRRAGVETEIITVAGGISPQSLVLVDAGGERTVLCRRDERLALQPHELRREWITNARALHVDGFDTVAATLAARWAREAGIPVIADLDELYPGVEELIRNIDYLIVSRDFPCRLMAESDLEKALQLMQHRYGCTLTAATLGEEGVLAWDGAQFTHAPAYAVRVVDTTGAGDIFHAGFIHALLKGWPLQRQLDFACAAAALNCMATGARGGIQPVHIIEDLMANGARHQDTWVITTPD from the coding sequence ATGCCGCTTTCGTCGAAGGTCGATCTGGTTGGCGTCGGGCTTAACGCCACCGACACCCTCATTCCGCTCTCCAACTTCCCATCGCGCGGCTCCAAGGTCGAGTACACCTCCGCCAACCTCCTCCCCGGAGGCCAGGTCGCCAGCACCGTCGTCGCCTGCCAGCACTGGGGCATGACCACCCGCTACGTCGGCAAGCTCGGCGACGACCACGCCGCCCAGATCCACCACGAAGCCTTCAGACGTGCAGGCGTCGAGACCGAGATCATCACCGTAGCCGGAGGCATCAGCCCGCAGTCGCTCGTCCTCGTCGACGCCGGTGGCGAGCGAACCGTCCTCTGCCGCCGCGACGAGCGTCTCGCACTACAACCCCACGAGCTCCGTCGCGAATGGATCACCAACGCCCGCGCCCTGCACGTCGATGGCTTCGACACTGTTGCCGCCACCCTCGCCGCACGCTGGGCGCGCGAAGCCGGCATCCCTGTCATCGCCGACCTCGACGAACTCTACCCGGGCGTCGAAGAACTCATCCGCAACATCGACTACCTCATCGTCAGCCGTGACTTTCCCTGCCGCTTGATGGCCGAGTCCGACCTCGAAAAAGCCCTCCAACTGATGCAGCACCGCTACGGCTGCACTCTCACCGCAGCCACACTTGGCGAAGAAGGCGTCCTCGCCTGGGACGGCGCGCAGTTCACGCACGCTCCCGCCTATGCTGTCCGCGTCGTCGATACCACCGGCGCAGGCGACATCTTCCACGCCGGTTTCATCCACGCGCTCCTGAAAGGCTGGCCGCTACAGCGTCAGCTCGACTTCGCCTGCGCCGCCGCCGCGCTCAACTGTATGGCCACGGGAGCTCGCGGAGGCATCCAGCCGGTCCACATCATCGAGGACCTCATGGCGAACGGAGCGCGTCATCAAGACACCTGGGTCATCACCACTCCCGACTAA